Part of the Musa acuminata AAA Group cultivar baxijiao chromosome BXJ3-10, Cavendish_Baxijiao_AAA, whole genome shotgun sequence genome, GCAAGCGGAGCGAGTTCACAACCTTCTCTGCTGCTGCTGTTAGAATCTTGTATGCATTCAGCCTTTCTTCCTCCATCTAGGGAGGCAGAAGCAGGAATTCCTTAGTGTGGTCACTGTGAATTGAatcttttcctttttattctGTTCCCACTTTGATAAGCATCTTCTCGTTCTCAGAATGCAAGGCGCATTGCATGAAACTTAGGGTTCAGGATCGTCCGAGCTTGTCTCATATGATGGCATTTTAGGCGCAGTTTCTGCTGTTAGTTAATTTGGATCAGGCCTGTCATGGAACCTTCTCTTGATTGATCTCTGCTTTTATGTCTCTGTCTTCCAGGAGTTGCCCATTGTATACTATGCTTTTGGATCAGTTTCATTGCTGACTTCAAAGATTAGGTCAAAAAGAGTCGGTTCTGTGGTGGGATGTCTGTTCCCTGATACTTGACTAAGGACCTGTTCTTGTTCTTGTTATCGTTGTGCTTCTTACTCCATCAATGGAGTAGATCCATATGTATACAAGTTCTTGGTTTATCTTTGTTTTAGCCTTTCCAAAGATACTAACTTTTAGGACAGTCCATGCCCTATTACAAATTTCTGCTTCTAAAATCCTTGTCAAATGGGTAAAAAGGATCGAAAATCCTCTGGGGATATAGAAGAAGGGACACACCATTCTCACCTGAATGGGAGTGATGATGACAGCCTTTGCTTCTCAGATGCAGAAGCACATTCTTGTCATTCGCCATATGGCTCTACTGGCAATGGCCGTCGGGTCTCAGCTCAGGAGATCGATGGATTTCAAGAGCCTTGTGGAAAATCCGGCGTCTCAGAGTCTTCACTTGGAGATGATCTGGAGAATGGTGCTTCAGAGGTAAAAGTTAACGTAGATAGAGCTGAGCAAGATTGCAGGATCTGTCATCTCAGCTTGGAGAAGGCAGCTCCAGAGTCAGGAGTACCGATCGTATTAGACTGTTCCTGCAAGGATGATTTAGCTGCTGCCCACAAGCAGTGTGCTGAAACATGGTTTAAGATCAAAGGAAACAAGTAAGATTGCAGTTCTCCTTGGCATATCCTTTCTGCAATTTTTGTTACTTTTAAATCCTTAAGTGCTTTCGGAAACGGTGCCACATTTGTGACACATCCATTATAACGCTGCATTCGATGTACACAGAAATTTTCATCAATATTTGGAACCATATGCTTCTTTATTTGCGAAAGCAAAGAACAAATAAAGAGGTAGAATAAAAGACAACTAAACATGGCATTGAGTAATATATTCCCATTACAAAGTAGGGACATTGCTGAGGTATCAAATTGCCGAGGGGATACTATAGAAGTATGTTTCTAGGATTACCTTTTGGTCCCTCCAGAATGTTCCTGTGTTATCTTTATTTTCCACTGATCCACTCTGTAGTTAAGTTAATAAAAGTGTGATATATCGAATATACCTTTTCACAGATGAGGCATCCGACCTAGAATAGTTGTTCCATCTCTTGTAATGATCATGTAAATTGCAGCATCTAGATTGTTCAGCCACCTTGCTGTTCTGACTTTAATGTTGAATAATTCCATTTTGAATTTTAAtgaactcaagctattgaaatttttcttgcaacaaaaaaaaaggtaTTGAAATTTTGCAGTTCGGATGTTATTTTGGCAAGGCtagaatattcattaatttttcaTTGTATGTCTTTGTTTGTTGGGCATACTCTGTCAAACTTTTTCTTCAGATTATATCTCAACCTACATTTAGTAGTTGTAGCTACAGAACCAGCATCACCTCATTTTATTCTTTTAAGGATTCTATATCATTTGCATTGGTTGTGTTGAACGTTCTATCGCATGGTCTCAGAAATGCTTCATTAATTTGTGATTCTCATCTTCATCTTACATTTATTTGGGTATTGATGGTACTTACATTTGCTAAAAGCAAATAAGAAGCTGTAGTAAATTTCTTCTCACTTATAGATCTGCCTATCTGACACTAGTGCAGAAATTCTTATACACTGTCATGGTTTCTGCGATGCACAAACCCAAGCCATACAAAGCTATGGTTTCTGTCAAGGTTAAATAGAGGAAAGCATGCATCTGGAACATAAATAGTTTGCATTTAAAACAATATAACATGTTGAACTCAAAAGGACATATGAGGCTTAGTCTATGGTGAATGACAAAATTAAATTTTGGAAGAAATTGAAATCTTAAAAGATTAACCTCGGCTTAATTTTTGGACTAGCGCAAGCATAATATGACAATGTACTTACAAAAGACTAGGAAGAAATGACAAAATTAAGAACCAATCTTTGAGAAAGAAATGGACAAGTTGTAATTGTCATATGTTGAATGACGATATGCAGTTTTCTTTTATTCACTGTTTCTCATGTGTGTCCTGTGTTTGCTTGTTTGCAAACACAATTTTTTGCATGTCTGCAAACATAAAATTGGTGAATGTTTCATCACCTTAAAATATGTTAGGGGACAATCTCATGTGATGTCCTCTCGGCTATTGTGCAGCTTGTTCGCAACTGTTTCAAATCTCTTAATTTTGACTTCTAAGTAtttttttgtttgtgtttcatgTTCTAGGATCTGTGAGATTTGTGGTTCAACCGCACGCAACGTGGTTGATCTGGTTGAGTCTGAGCCCACAGAGCAGTGGAGTGAGGCTAATTCTTCTACAGCTCCACCTGCTGCCCCACCATCCGAAACTCGGAGTTTTTGGCAGGGGCACCGTTTTCTTAAATTCCTGCTCGCGTGTTTGATGCTTGCCTTTGTCATCTCCTGGCTCTTCCATTTCAATGTTCCAGGGTGAATACGAGAGgtttgcaagagagagagagagagagagagaaacaaagcATTTACCTCTATTGCTGTCCCGAGCCGATCAGCACTACCAGTAAAACCATAAGAACCACATTGCATTGGATGAATGAAATGATCAAGCAAAAGAAACATGTGATGAAGTCTATAAGGAGTTCCAGATCCATCATCAGTTTGGTGTGAACATAAAGCCAAGCTAAATCATGACCCCGTAGGATGTGTTGTCCTTTGTTGTGTGCATACTACCTAGATTTGTTTTCCCTTCCGTAGCTTATATGACTTCTTGGAAGCTACGATTCTTAGTTGGATATCAAATGTTTTAGATGTATGATGTATCCTGGAATCAATACATGGCGAAGAAAACTACGTATATTATCTCACAGAACTCTATCGAATGAAGCATGCTTTGCAGTTGTATGTATTATTCCGAGCAAGCTTGCCGCCGACAAATCAAGTCTCGTAAAGTTTAATTAATCAGATGAGCTTTTCTTTTAGATCATGTCTGGGGAAGATGTCGGCGATGATTGGATCAACCAATTTGGTTTGAATCTACGTACCTAAGAAACTTCTTAGGTGGCGATGTGCATCCAAGACGGATCCGGACGTTAGCTGGAATTGGAATCAAAAGATCCAAGATCGAATGGGGCTCTCGATGTGATCCATCCCTCTACTGATATGTCAAAGCCCGGCAATCTTTTGCTCTATTTCCTCACGGCGACTCCTCCTTGAGGTCGTTCTTTTGATCTCCCAAAGATAAGGTTCGGAGCGGGGGTGATCACTGCCAACTACCACGGAATTGAATTGAAATGAAGTTGGGGCCCACAGCAACACCAAATCAAGGTAGTGCTGCAATAATAAAACCATTTGTGATCGAGTGCTGCATCCACTCTCAGCACTTAGCGTGGTGGATGGGGTCCTGAGGTGGCGCTCATCTGTTGCTCTCCAGGAGCTTCTCCGGCAGTATAAATGGGCGGCAGCACCGCAAGTTGGGTTCATCATCGGAGCAGAGCACGAGATGGTGGTCGGGATGAAGCATCTGTGCGTGCTGGCGCTGTTCCTCTTGGTCCACGGCGGCGGGAGCAAGGGGGTGGAGGGGGCTGGCGAATGCGGGCGTGTTCCCGTGCAGAGGATGGCCTTGCAGTTGGCGCCGTGCGCGT contains:
- the LOC135651588 gene encoding uncharacterized protein LOC135651588 isoform X2; translated protein: MGKKDRKSSGDIEEGTHHSHLNGSDDDSLCFSDAEAHSCHSPYGSTGNGRRVSAQEIDGFQEPCGKSGVSESSLGDDLENGASEVKVNVDRAEQDCRICHLSLEKAAPESGVPIVLDCSCKDDLAAAHKQCAETWFKIKGNKICEICGSTARNVVDLVESEPTEQWSEANSSTAPPAAPPSETRSFWQGHRFLKFLLACLMLAFVISWLFHFNVPG
- the LOC135651588 gene encoding uncharacterized protein LOC135651588 isoform X1, with amino-acid sequence MTGKDRSAGGHCPQNHEQEGREMALLHMAAGSSWSPALITRIRDAEAHSCHSPYGSTGNGRRVSAQEIDGFQEPCGKSGVSESSLGDDLENGASEVKVNVDRAEQDCRICHLSLEKAAPESGVPIVLDCSCKDDLAAAHKQCAETWFKIKGNKICEICGSTARNVVDLVESEPTEQWSEANSSTAPPAAPPSETRSFWQGHRFLKFLLACLMLAFVISWLFHFNVPG